One genomic segment of Nonomuraea coxensis DSM 45129 includes these proteins:
- a CDS encoding zf-HC2 domain-containing protein — protein sequence MHDGVAAYVLGVLDEEEHEAFERHLDACEQCRRELVELVELPEQLDELKNTPSASDDDPPVSMSR from the coding sequence ATGCATGACGGGGTGGCCGCCTACGTCCTCGGCGTCCTCGATGAGGAGGAGCACGAGGCGTTCGAGCGCCACCTCGACGCGTGCGAGCAGTGCCGGCGCGAGCTGGTCGAGCTCGTCGAGTTGCCTGAGCAGCTCGACGAGCTGAAGAACACCCCCTCGGCTTCCGACGACGACCCCCCTGTGTCCATGTCGCGTTGA
- a CDS encoding ferric reductase-like transmembrane domain-containing protein, which translates to MLHRRHPRHHATQLDTRSVRLGASAMVMALLLSAFALTRTERGIELLGRGVGFLEFYAGVFALVLLTATVALGIITTERVFLSPANRVRAQLAHRATALIGLAYLITHVSLMISLGHIPLGAAFVPVAGIYVALGTVALDLMVLAVVTGMIRGRFATRNRPWMWRVMHSAAYLAWPIAIMHGLTAGRPAAGWVAWSYVASLAAVGGALIVRVLASLRRPPQVAERVEGPAVTAPAAVGVPAERPRRVVAANAAAGNAAAAAAARNAPVSLAEARRRYREAG; encoded by the coding sequence ATGCTCCACAGACGACACCCCCGGCACCACGCGACCCAGCTGGACACCCGAAGCGTCCGGCTGGGAGCCAGCGCCATGGTCATGGCGCTCCTGCTGTCGGCGTTCGCGCTGACCAGGACGGAGCGTGGCATCGAACTGCTCGGCCGCGGGGTCGGCTTCCTCGAGTTCTACGCGGGCGTGTTCGCCCTGGTGCTGCTGACCGCGACGGTCGCGCTCGGCATCATCACCACCGAGCGCGTCTTCCTCTCGCCGGCGAACCGGGTCCGGGCGCAGCTCGCGCACCGGGCCACCGCCCTCATCGGGCTGGCCTACCTGATCACGCACGTCTCCCTCATGATCAGCCTCGGCCACATCCCGCTGGGGGCGGCGTTCGTGCCGGTGGCGGGGATCTACGTGGCCCTCGGGACGGTGGCGCTCGACCTGATGGTCCTGGCCGTGGTCACCGGCATGATCCGGGGGCGCTTCGCGACGCGGAACAGGCCGTGGATGTGGCGGGTCATGCACTCCGCCGCGTACCTGGCCTGGCCCATCGCGATCATGCACGGACTCACGGCCGGCCGCCCGGCGGCCGGCTGGGTGGCCTGGTCGTACGTGGCCAGCCTGGCGGCGGTCGGCGGGGCGCTGATCGTGCGCGTGCTGGCCTCCCTCCGCCGCCCGCCCCAGGTGGCGGAGCGCGTCGAAGGACCCGCGGTGACCGCTCCGGCGGCCGTGGGCGTGCCCGCCGAGCGGCCGCGGCGGGTCGTGGCGGCCAACGCGGCAGCAGGCAACGCAGCCGCCGCCGCGGCGGCGAGGAACGCGCCGGTGAGCCTCGCGGAGGCTCGCCGCAGATATCGGGAGGCCGGTTGA
- a CDS encoding NAD-glutamate dehydrogenase — protein sequence MPLDEAKDELLQRAAEHCVASSEHVITEEALSFLRLYYRHVAPEDLLDRNPVDVYGPAMSQRRLAEQRPQGRAVIRAFTPTIEENGWDPGHSVVEVVTDDMPFLVDSVTMELDRHDFGIHLLVHPQMRVRRDMTGRMLGRGQEDVTGQMLVESWIHIEIDRQADPAALKALENDLQRVLTDVRHAVEDFRKMRALAVQVAEDLSMSPPPLEPAEVEDSIDLLRWFADGHFTFLGYREYRLEDTDRGEALRALPGAALGILRDDRIGSESFSVLPPEVRAKAREKQLMIITKANSRATVHRATYLDYIGVKMFSPDGEVIGERRFLGLFTHVAYNESISRIPVLRRKLADVLERAGLAPDSHDGKDLIEILESFPRDELFQTSLEQLLPIALGVLRLRERKQVKLFLRRDDYGRYISCLIYLPRDRYTTKVRLKMQEVLLKALGGRSLDYSAMIGESSLARLHVVIRGERGKQLPPPRVDVEELEARLAAITRSWEDDLAVALAEMTSEEEAPALTRRYAAAFPEGYKADFPPKVAVADLRRLEELVAGGGGDEVGINLYEPYDAAEGERRLKIYKVGSPISLSQALPLIQRLGVEVVDERPYEVDRDNDPATKNAWIYDFGLRYTPSAEVDRKDFKRLFQDGLRALWTGRVQADDFNALILRGGLTWEQVEVLRVYAKYLRQAGSTFSQPYMEKVLTGNVRLARLLVNLFEARLDPRRDEDVRCDLVDALNEEILGALDEVASLDEDRILRAYLEMIQATLRTNYFQTVDGRRKTYISLKFDPQAISVLPLPRPKFEIFVYSPRVEGVHLRFGKVARGGLRWSDRMEDFRTEILGLVKAQMVKNTVIVPTGSKGGFVVKRPPVGGTREEVMAEGIACYRTFISGLLDITDNLVDGKVVPPRDVVRHDGDDTYLVVAADKGTATFSDIANAVAKEYGFWLGDAFASGGSIGYDHKAMGITARGAWESVKYHFRTTGVDTQTTDFTVVGIGDMSGDVFGNGMLLSQHIRLVAAFDHRHVFVDPDPDAARSFAERRRLFELPRSSWEDYDPGLISAGGGVFSRTAKSVQITPQMREALGIPAGVSSMAPNDLISAILKAPVDLLWNGGIGTYVKASSESHADVGDKANDALRVDAADLRCKVIGEGGNLGLTQLARIEFARKGGLVNTDFIDNSAGVDTSDHEVNIKILLDQVVRDGELTDKQRNQVFTSMTDEVAQLVLRDNYAQNVVLDVARAQAVEMLHIHSRYLRRLEREGLVNRELEFLPSDKTLAERRQARLGLTSPEFSVLLAYTKLVLDAEVLNSDLPDEPYLESWLVSYFPSALRERFRTYMDAHPLRREIITTCVVNDLVNSMGTTFMHRFGEETGASAPDIVRAWLVTRELFDLPSFYRAVEALDNQVDTATQIAMLLEARKLIERGTRWLLANRRPPLDLAGSAGFFVKGVNGLLAHIPKLLTGPDLAAYEERRDAFLARGVPQELAERVAGMVPAYSTLDLVEIASIGERPVSEVAEVYFDLADRLQLARLRERVIALPRDNRWNSMARTALRDDLYAAHASLTRDVLAHSEPGLAPEERLALWTEANSAAVARARQTLSEIWESDNFDLATLSVALRAVRTLVAATSLPHAEA from the coding sequence ATGCCCCTCGACGAGGCCAAGGACGAGCTGCTCCAGCGAGCGGCCGAGCACTGCGTGGCGAGCAGCGAACACGTGATCACCGAGGAGGCGCTGTCCTTCCTGCGGCTCTACTACCGTCACGTGGCCCCCGAGGACCTGCTGGACCGCAACCCCGTCGACGTCTACGGCCCCGCGATGTCGCAGCGCCGGCTCGCCGAGCAGCGTCCCCAGGGCCGGGCCGTGATCCGCGCCTTCACCCCCACCATCGAGGAGAACGGGTGGGACCCGGGCCACTCGGTGGTCGAGGTGGTCACCGACGACATGCCGTTCCTGGTCGACTCGGTGACGATGGAGCTGGACCGGCACGACTTCGGCATCCACCTCCTGGTCCACCCGCAGATGCGGGTGCGCAGGGACATGACGGGCCGCATGCTGGGCCGCGGTCAGGAGGACGTCACCGGCCAGATGCTGGTCGAGTCCTGGATCCACATCGAGATCGACCGGCAGGCCGACCCGGCGGCGCTGAAGGCGCTGGAGAACGACCTGCAGCGGGTGCTCACCGACGTGCGCCACGCCGTCGAGGACTTCAGGAAGATGCGGGCGCTCGCCGTCCAGGTCGCCGAGGACCTCAGCATGAGCCCGCCGCCGCTGGAGCCGGCCGAGGTCGAGGACAGCATCGACCTGCTGCGCTGGTTCGCCGACGGGCACTTCACCTTCCTCGGCTACCGCGAGTACCGGCTGGAGGACACCGATCGGGGCGAGGCGCTGCGGGCCCTGCCGGGCGCGGCGCTCGGCATCCTGCGCGACGACCGCATCGGCTCCGAGAGCTTCTCCGTGCTGCCGCCCGAGGTGCGGGCCAAGGCGCGCGAGAAGCAGCTCATGATCATCACCAAGGCCAACTCGCGGGCCACCGTCCACCGGGCGACCTACCTCGACTACATCGGGGTCAAGATGTTCTCGCCCGACGGCGAGGTCATCGGCGAGCGGCGCTTCCTCGGGCTGTTCACCCACGTGGCCTACAACGAGTCCATCTCCCGCATCCCCGTGCTGCGCCGCAAGCTGGCCGACGTGCTGGAGCGGGCCGGGCTCGCCCCCGACAGCCACGACGGCAAGGACCTCATCGAGATCCTGGAGTCGTTCCCGCGTGACGAGCTGTTCCAGACCTCGCTGGAGCAGTTGCTGCCGATCGCGCTCGGCGTGCTGCGGCTGCGCGAGCGCAAGCAGGTCAAGCTGTTCCTGCGCCGCGACGACTACGGCCGCTACATCTCCTGCCTGATCTACCTGCCGCGCGACCGCTACACCACCAAGGTCCGGCTGAAGATGCAGGAGGTGCTGCTCAAGGCGCTGGGCGGCCGGTCGCTGGACTACAGCGCGATGATCGGCGAGTCGTCGCTGGCCCGCCTGCACGTCGTGATCCGGGGCGAGCGGGGCAAGCAGCTCCCGCCGCCGCGCGTGGACGTGGAGGAGCTGGAGGCCCGCCTGGCCGCCATCACCCGCTCCTGGGAGGACGACCTCGCCGTCGCGCTGGCCGAGATGACCTCCGAGGAGGAGGCGCCGGCGCTCACCCGCCGCTACGCCGCCGCGTTCCCCGAGGGCTACAAGGCCGACTTCCCGCCCAAGGTGGCCGTGGCCGACCTGCGCCGCCTGGAGGAGCTGGTCGCGGGCGGCGGCGGCGACGAGGTCGGGATCAACCTCTACGAGCCGTACGACGCGGCCGAGGGGGAGCGGCGGCTCAAGATCTACAAGGTCGGCTCGCCCATCTCGCTGTCCCAGGCGCTGCCCCTCATCCAGCGGCTCGGCGTCGAGGTCGTGGACGAGCGGCCCTACGAGGTCGACCGGGACAACGACCCGGCCACCAAGAACGCCTGGATCTACGACTTCGGCCTGCGCTACACGCCGTCCGCCGAGGTGGACAGGAAGGACTTCAAGCGCCTGTTCCAGGACGGCCTGCGGGCCCTGTGGACCGGGCGGGTGCAGGCCGACGACTTCAACGCGCTGATCCTGCGGGGCGGGCTGACCTGGGAGCAGGTCGAGGTGCTGCGGGTGTACGCCAAATACCTGCGGCAGGCGGGCAGCACGTTCTCGCAGCCGTACATGGAGAAGGTGCTCACCGGCAACGTGCGGCTGGCGCGGCTGCTGGTCAACCTGTTCGAGGCGCGGCTCGACCCGCGGCGGGACGAGGACGTGCGGTGCGACCTCGTGGACGCGCTGAACGAGGAGATCCTGGGCGCGCTGGACGAGGTGGCCTCGCTGGACGAGGACCGCATCCTGCGGGCGTACCTGGAGATGATTCAGGCGACCTTGCGCACCAATTACTTCCAGACGGTGGATGGGCGCCGTAAAACGTACATATCTCTCAAATTCGACCCGCAGGCCATCAGCGTGCTGCCGTTGCCGCGGCCGAAGTTCGAGATATTCGTCTACTCGCCGCGCGTCGAAGGCGTGCACCTCCGGTTCGGGAAGGTGGCGCGCGGCGGTCTGCGGTGGTCGGACCGGATGGAGGATTTCCGGACGGAGATCCTGGGCCTGGTCAAGGCGCAAATGGTGAAAAACACCGTTATTGTCCCGACTGGGTCTAAAGGTGGATTTGTCGTCAAGCGTCCTCCGGTGGGCGGCACCCGCGAGGAGGTGATGGCCGAAGGCATCGCCTGCTACCGCACGTTCATCTCCGGCCTGCTGGACATCACCGACAACCTCGTGGACGGAAAGGTCGTGCCGCCGCGCGACGTGGTCCGGCACGACGGCGACGACACCTACCTCGTCGTCGCGGCCGACAAGGGCACCGCCACCTTCTCCGACATCGCCAACGCGGTGGCCAAGGAGTACGGCTTCTGGCTCGGCGACGCCTTCGCCTCCGGCGGCTCCATCGGCTACGACCACAAGGCCATGGGCATCACCGCGCGCGGCGCCTGGGAGTCGGTCAAGTACCACTTCCGCACCACGGGCGTGGACACCCAGACCACCGACTTCACCGTGGTCGGCATCGGCGACATGTCGGGCGACGTGTTCGGCAACGGCATGCTGCTGTCCCAGCACATCCGCCTCGTCGCCGCCTTCGACCACCGGCACGTCTTCGTCGACCCCGACCCCGACGCCGCCCGCTCCTTCGCCGAGCGGCGGCGCCTGTTCGAGCTGCCGCGCAGCTCCTGGGAGGACTACGACCCCGGGCTGATCTCCGCGGGCGGCGGCGTCTTCTCCCGCACCGCCAAGTCCGTCCAGATCACACCGCAGATGCGCGAGGCGCTCGGCATCCCGGCCGGCGTCAGCTCGATGGCGCCCAACGACCTGATCAGCGCCATCCTCAAGGCCCCGGTCGACCTGCTGTGGAACGGCGGCATCGGCACCTACGTCAAGGCGTCCTCCGAGTCGCACGCCGACGTCGGCGACAAGGCCAACGACGCGCTCCGCGTGGACGCCGCCGACCTGCGCTGCAAGGTCATCGGCGAGGGCGGCAACCTGGGCCTGACCCAGCTCGCCCGGATCGAGTTCGCGCGCAAGGGCGGGCTGGTCAACACCGACTTCATCGACAACTCGGCCGGGGTCGACACCTCCGACCACGAGGTGAACATCAAGATCCTGCTCGACCAGGTCGTCCGCGACGGCGAGCTGACCGACAAGCAGCGCAACCAGGTCTTCACCTCGATGACCGACGAGGTCGCCCAGCTCGTGCTGCGCGACAACTACGCCCAGAACGTGGTCCTCGACGTCGCCCGCGCCCAGGCCGTCGAGATGCTGCACATCCACTCCCGCTACCTGCGGCGGCTGGAGCGCGAGGGGCTGGTCAACCGGGAGCTGGAGTTCCTGCCCTCGGACAAGACGCTGGCCGAGCGCCGCCAGGCCAGGCTCGGGCTCACCTCGCCCGAGTTCTCCGTGCTGCTCGCGTACACCAAGCTGGTGCTCGACGCCGAGGTGCTGAACTCCGACCTGCCCGACGAGCCCTACCTGGAGTCGTGGCTGGTCTCGTACTTCCCTTCGGCCCTGCGGGAGCGGTTCCGGACGTACATGGACGCGCACCCGCTGCGCCGCGAGATCATCACCACCTGCGTGGTGAACGATCTGGTCAACTCCATGGGCACCACGTTCATGCACCGCTTCGGCGAGGAGACCGGCGCCTCCGCGCCCGACATCGTGCGGGCGTGGCTGGTCACGCGCGAGCTGTTCGACCTGCCGAGCTTCTACCGGGCGGTCGAGGCGCTCGACAACCAGGTGGACACCGCCACCCAGATCGCCATGCTGCTGGAGGCGCGCAAGCTGATCGAGCGCGGCACCCGCTGGCTGCTGGCCAACCGCCGGCCGCCGCTCGACCTCGCCGGGTCGGCCGGTTTCTTCGTCAAGGGCGTCAACGGGCTGCTCGCCCACATCCCCAAGCTGCTCACCGGCCCCGACCTGGCCGCCTACGAGGAGCGCAGGGACGCCTTCCTCGCTCGCGGCGTGCCCCAGGAGCTGGCCGAGCGGGTGGCCGGGATGGTGCCCGCGTACTCCACGCTCGACCTGGTCGAGATCGCCTCGATCGGCGAGCGGCCGGTCAGCGAGGTGGCCGAGGTCTACTTCGACCTGGCCGACCGGCTCCAGCTCGCCCGCCTGCGGGAGCGCGTGATCGCGCTGCCCAGGGACAACCGCTGGAACTCCATGGCCCGTACGGCGCTGCGCGACGACCTGTACGCCGCGCACGCCTCCCTCACCCGGGACGTGCTGGCCCACAGCGAGCCGGGACTCGCGCCCGAGGAGCGGCTGGCCCTCTGGACGGAGGCCAACTCGGCGGCCGTCGCGCGGGCCAGGCAGACGCTGTCGGAGATCTGGGAGAGCGACAACTTCGACCTGGCCACGCTGTCGGTCGCGCTGCGGGCCGTCCGCACCCTGGTGGCCGCCACCAGCCTCCCGCACGCGGAGGCGTAG
- a CDS encoding DUF4142 domain-containing protein, with product MHRLLRGELFMLGGFVLAAAVTIVLVMPPSIDPAAAQFTQTSAGPLTAADRDLLVKVRQAGLWEMPAGDMAQTRAESQRVKEVGRLIMEDHKKLDALTVQAAKKLGVVIPDEPNADQQRWLAQLAAESGPAFDKDYANLLRAAHGKVFTVVAGVRSGTRNTEIRKFAQEGINFVMRHMALLESTGLVDFQQLPEPATPSPAPPVALAVDTRRH from the coding sequence ATGCACAGGCTTTTGCGAGGCGAGCTGTTCATGCTCGGTGGCTTCGTCCTGGCCGCCGCCGTGACGATCGTGCTGGTCATGCCCCCGTCGATCGATCCGGCGGCCGCCCAGTTCACGCAGACGTCCGCGGGACCGCTCACCGCCGCGGACCGCGACCTGCTGGTCAAGGTCCGGCAGGCCGGTCTGTGGGAGATGCCCGCGGGCGACATGGCCCAGACCCGGGCCGAGTCGCAGCGGGTCAAGGAGGTGGGCCGGCTGATCATGGAGGATCACAAGAAGCTGGACGCCCTGACCGTCCAGGCCGCCAAGAAGCTCGGCGTGGTCATCCCCGACGAGCCCAACGCCGACCAGCAACGCTGGCTCGCCCAGCTCGCGGCGGAGAGCGGCCCCGCCTTCGACAAGGACTACGCGAACCTGTTGCGTGCCGCGCACGGCAAGGTCTTCACCGTCGTGGCCGGCGTACGGTCCGGCACCCGCAACACCGAGATCAGGAAGTTCGCCCAGGAAGGCATCAACTTCGTGATGCGCCACATGGCCCTCCTGGAGTCCACGGGCCTGGTCGACTTCCAGCAACTCCCGGAGCCCGCGACGCCCTCACCTGCACCACCCGTCGCTCTGGCGGTCGACACGAGGAGACACTAA
- a CDS encoding L,D-transpeptidase family protein, which produces MTVLRPGDRGEEVRALQRRLHQGGFYFGRYNGVYDEQTKFAVWALQKTRRMMPRGAVGPEVWKALDRRSRQRPLVPRGAANRVEVDLSYQLLTVYRNRRPVLTSHISSGAEVRYCKDGRCGTAITPVGDFRVTSRAPGWTTGRLGSMFNSLYFVGGIALHGSTQVPLRPASHGCVRVPITVSKRLFELVKIGDPVYVRGKIYRQKRHHRN; this is translated from the coding sequence GTGACCGTTCTGCGGCCCGGCGACCGCGGCGAGGAGGTCAGGGCGCTGCAGCGCCGCCTCCACCAGGGCGGCTTCTACTTCGGCCGGTACAACGGCGTCTACGACGAGCAGACCAAGTTCGCCGTCTGGGCGTTGCAGAAGACCCGCAGGATGATGCCGAGGGGCGCGGTCGGCCCCGAGGTGTGGAAGGCGCTGGACCGGCGCTCGCGCCAGCGGCCCCTCGTGCCCAGGGGTGCCGCGAACCGGGTCGAGGTGGACCTGAGCTACCAGCTCCTCACCGTCTACCGCAACCGCCGCCCCGTGCTCACCTCGCACATCTCCTCGGGCGCCGAGGTGCGCTACTGCAAGGACGGTCGCTGCGGGACCGCGATCACGCCGGTGGGCGACTTCCGGGTCACCAGCCGCGCGCCCGGCTGGACGACCGGGCGGCTGGGCTCGATGTTCAACTCGCTCTACTTCGTCGGCGGGATCGCCCTGCACGGCTCGACGCAGGTGCCGCTGCGGCCGGCCTCGCACGGCTGCGTCCGGGTGCCGATAACGGTCTCCAAGCGGCTGTTCGAGCTGGTCAAGATCGGCGATCCGGTGTACGTGCGCGGCAAGATCTACCGGCAGAAACGGCATCACCGGAACTAA
- a CDS encoding DUF1996 domain-containing protein, translating to MTSSRRMAAAMSALAVVASGLVSAAVIGVAPARADHCDPAEQPSQGQQQNNNRQQRNGDQQGQDDQQDQNQNQDQDQGQNQNQDQGQNDQQQNDPQNDGRQQGDQQPNGDQQQGQDQQQDGDQQAPQGGARLLDPAASPEDAPEAAPEDEQTASTFSRRRNNPTRTATPVPTRNNPGGGNASPTASPTGTATNDPDEAACADLGPFPEDFVDIRQVAPQRVNVRFNRNGSRGTFVSQCGRNENRHNNPDNFIVAPGVSNGAHHLHDYVGNLSTDAFSTDESLAAAGTTCRLGDRSTYFWPVLRNRKVDANTNDPDGNVGQQLTARAVQLQFRGNAGSRVVAMPRFLRIITGDAKAATNGPANAKAAWSCTGFQNRITTDKYPLCPRGSLVLRILDFPSCWDGQNTDSANHRTHVVFPDQSGACPQGTRAIPQLRMTLAYSVPQGPSYALDAFPEQKHNPVTDHADFANVMPDRLMQTVVSCINRGRRC from the coding sequence ATGACGAGTTCCAGACGCATGGCCGCGGCCATGTCCGCCTTGGCCGTGGTGGCTAGCGGGCTGGTGTCCGCGGCCGTCATCGGCGTCGCCCCCGCACGCGCCGACCACTGCGACCCGGCCGAGCAGCCCTCGCAGGGTCAGCAGCAGAACAACAACCGGCAGCAGCGCAACGGCGACCAACAGGGCCAGGACGACCAGCAGGACCAGAACCAGAACCAGGACCAGGATCAGGGCCAGAACCAGAACCAGGACCAGGGCCAGAACGACCAGCAGCAGAACGACCCGCAGAACGACGGCCGGCAACAGGGCGACCAGCAACCGAACGGCGACCAGCAGCAGGGTCAGGACCAGCAGCAGGACGGCGACCAGCAGGCCCCCCAGGGTGGCGCCAGGCTGCTCGACCCGGCCGCGTCCCCCGAGGACGCCCCCGAGGCCGCCCCCGAGGACGAGCAGACCGCCTCGACCTTCTCCCGCCGCCGCAACAACCCCACCAGGACCGCCACGCCGGTCCCCACCCGGAACAACCCCGGCGGCGGCAACGCCTCGCCGACCGCCTCCCCCACCGGCACGGCCACGAACGACCCCGACGAGGCCGCCTGCGCCGACCTGGGCCCGTTCCCCGAGGACTTCGTCGACATCCGCCAGGTCGCGCCGCAGCGCGTGAACGTGCGCTTCAACCGCAACGGCTCCCGCGGCACCTTCGTCTCCCAGTGCGGCAGGAACGAGAACAGGCACAACAACCCCGACAACTTCATCGTGGCCCCCGGCGTGAGCAACGGGGCGCACCACCTGCACGACTACGTGGGCAACCTGTCGACGGACGCCTTCTCCACCGACGAGAGCCTGGCCGCGGCGGGCACGACCTGCCGGCTGGGCGACAGGTCCACCTATTTCTGGCCGGTGCTGCGCAACCGCAAGGTCGACGCGAACACCAACGACCCGGACGGCAACGTGGGCCAGCAGCTGACCGCCCGCGCGGTGCAGCTCCAGTTCCGCGGCAACGCCGGCTCCCGGGTGGTCGCCATGCCGAGGTTCCTGCGGATCATCACCGGTGACGCCAAGGCCGCGACCAACGGCCCGGCCAACGCGAAGGCCGCCTGGTCCTGCACGGGATTCCAAAATCGCATAACTACCGACAAATATCCGCTTTGCCCGCGCGGCAGCCTCGTCCTTCGTATTCTGGACTTCCCGAGCTGCTGGGACGGACAGAACACCGACAGCGCCAACCATCGCACGCACGTGGTCTTCCCCGACCAGAGCGGTGCCTGTCCGCAGGGCACGCGAGCCATCCCGCAGCTCCGCATGACACTCGCCTACTCGGTTCCGCAGGGTCCCTCGTACGCGCTGGACGCCTTCCCCGAGCAGAAGCACAACCCGGTCACGGACCACGCAGACTTCGCCAACGTCATGCCCGACCGGCTGATGCAGACCGTCGTCTCCTGCATCAACCGGGGCCGCCGTTGCTGA
- a CDS encoding NADH-quinone oxidoreductase subunit NuoF family protein — protein MIPARVPRVLRMGPARLTAGLDHCRRLDLPAHRTLHGLVEPRELGELISYANEVDMRGRGGAAFPFARKLRAVADAAGSNGESVVLVNGAEGEPASSKDAMLLTRNPHLVLDGAVLAAEALGAREVVVATAGGEVAEASVAAAVAERRAANVSGGAESRVPIRVVGIKERFISGEGGALVKAVNGEEGIPPGRKKRAATSGVDGLPTLLSNTETYAQLALLAECGPQKYAAVGTAKEPGTILLTVSGGAAEGAVIETPTGALLADVLAMCEADIGDGVLIGGYHGAWLSADAVETAVISREGMKAAGATLGAGIIVPLGESTCALGEAARVASYLAGESAGQCGPCRLGLPDIAKLMNALVEGSGSVDAVRRAVRLVERRGACFHPDGTAKFVLSALDAFEAEIALHLEHGSCGRPVRGVMPMPERAAELEYRLEVDWSRCQGHGLCAHLLPEFVELDDYGFPSFRNVPAWMAKEARRAVDMCPALALRLAGTTGDGHGPGPSRSTGSPLRLVKDGVMKAASVPRLARAGAGGGAAG, from the coding sequence GTGATCCCGGCCAGAGTGCCCAGGGTGTTGCGCATGGGTCCGGCCCGGCTGACCGCCGGGCTGGACCACTGCCGTCGACTGGACCTGCCCGCCCACCGCACCCTCCACGGCCTCGTGGAGCCGCGCGAACTGGGCGAGCTCATCTCGTACGCCAACGAGGTGGACATGCGCGGACGCGGCGGCGCGGCCTTCCCGTTCGCGCGCAAGCTGCGGGCCGTGGCCGACGCGGCCGGCTCGAACGGCGAGAGCGTCGTGCTCGTCAACGGCGCCGAGGGCGAGCCGGCCAGTTCGAAGGACGCCATGCTGCTGACCCGCAACCCGCATCTCGTCCTCGACGGCGCGGTGCTGGCCGCCGAGGCCCTGGGGGCGAGGGAGGTGGTGGTCGCGACGGCCGGGGGCGAGGTGGCCGAGGCGTCCGTCGCCGCCGCGGTGGCCGAGCGCCGGGCGGCCAACGTCTCAGGCGGGGCCGAGAGCCGGGTGCCGATCCGGGTGGTCGGCATCAAGGAGCGCTTCATCTCGGGCGAGGGCGGCGCGCTGGTCAAGGCCGTCAACGGCGAGGAGGGCATCCCGCCGGGCCGCAAGAAGCGGGCCGCGACGAGCGGCGTGGACGGGCTGCCGACGCTGCTGTCCAACACCGAGACGTACGCGCAGCTCGCGCTGCTGGCCGAGTGCGGCCCCCAGAAGTACGCCGCCGTCGGCACCGCCAAGGAGCCGGGCACGATCCTGCTCACCGTGAGCGGCGGCGCCGCCGAGGGGGCCGTCATCGAGACCCCGACCGGCGCCCTGCTGGCCGACGTGCTCGCCATGTGCGAGGCCGACATCGGCGACGGGGTGCTGATCGGCGGCTACCACGGCGCGTGGCTGTCGGCCGACGCGGTCGAGACGGCCGTGATCTCGCGCGAGGGCATGAAGGCCGCCGGCGCCACGCTCGGGGCGGGCATCATCGTGCCGCTGGGCGAGTCCACGTGCGCCCTGGGCGAGGCGGCCCGGGTCGCGTCCTACCTGGCCGGAGAGTCGGCCGGGCAGTGCGGCCCCTGCCGGCTCGGCCTGCCGGACATCGCCAAGCTGATGAACGCGCTGGTCGAGGGGTCCGGCTCGGTGGACGCGGTACGCCGGGCCGTGCGGCTGGTCGAGCGGCGGGGCGCGTGCTTCCACCCCGACGGCACGGCCAAGTTCGTGCTGTCGGCGCTGGACGCCTTCGAGGCGGAGATCGCGCTCCACCTGGAGCACGGCTCGTGCGGGCGGCCGGTGCGCGGCGTCATGCCGATGCCCGAGCGCGCGGCCGAGCTGGAGTACCGCCTGGAGGTGGACTGGTCGCGCTGTCAGGGCCACGGGCTGTGCGCGCACCTGCTGCCGGAGTTCGTCGAGCTGGACGACTACGGCTTCCCGTCGTTCCGCAACGTGCCGGCGTGGATGGCCAAGGAGGCGCGGCGGGCCGTGGACATGTGCCCGGCGCTGGCCCTGCGCCTCGCCGGCACGACCGGGGACGGGCACGGGCCTGGCCCGTCGAGGTCGACCGGGTCCCCGCTCCGGCTGGTCAAGGACGGAGTGATGAAGGCGGCGAGCGTGCCCCGGCTGGCCCGGGCGGGCGCAGGAGGCGGCGCGGCCGGCTGA
- a CDS encoding sigma-70 family RNA polymerase sigma factor yields the protein MCPVLGHLDGRFESADAEAEHRIAVLYQEFGGPLLRHVRKSTGNDLQWAEDVVQETLVRAWRNSARLQWEPSLLWAWLLTVARRIVIDGRRRKSVRPHEVEPPEVDMMAVPDGSERALSAIVVADALRSLSDEHREVIEQTYLRDRTISEAAEILGIPPGTVKSRLYYGIRALRELLRDKGVAG from the coding sequence ATGTGCCCCGTGCTAGGTCACCTCGACGGCAGGTTCGAGAGTGCTGATGCCGAGGCGGAGCACCGCATCGCGGTGCTTTACCAGGAGTTCGGCGGCCCTCTGCTGCGCCACGTGCGCAAAAGTACTGGTAACGACCTCCAATGGGCCGAAGACGTCGTGCAGGAGACGCTCGTCCGAGCCTGGCGTAACTCGGCAAGACTGCAATGGGAACCAAGCCTCTTATGGGCGTGGCTACTGACGGTAGCCCGCAGGATTGTCATCGACGGACGTCGACGCAAGAGCGTACGGCCTCACGAGGTCGAGCCGCCCGAAGTCGACATGATGGCGGTGCCGGACGGCTCTGAGCGAGCACTGTCGGCGATCGTCGTCGCCGACGCGCTCCGCAGTCTGTCCGACGAACACCGCGAAGTCATTGAGCAGACCTACCTCCGAGACCGTACGATAAGTGAGGCGGCGGAGATTCTGGGGATCCCGCCGGGCACGGTGAAGTCCCGGCTCTACTACGGCATCCGGGCTCTCCGCGAGCTGCTGCGGGACAAGGGGGTAGCCGGCTGA